In Paractinoplanes brasiliensis, the following proteins share a genomic window:
- a CDS encoding SCO4226 family nickel-binding protein: protein MAKFMDVHSGFHGVTPQQLADAHDADLKIEGEEGVHFERAWLDPEAGKVFCLSSGPSKEAVMRIHERAGHPTTEIYELSTEV, encoded by the coding sequence ATGGCGAAATTCATGGATGTACACAGCGGATTCCACGGGGTCACCCCGCAGCAGCTGGCCGACGCGCACGACGCCGACCTCAAGATCGAGGGGGAGGAGGGCGTCCACTTCGAGCGGGCCTGGCTGGACCCGGAGGCGGGCAAGGTCTTCTGCCTGAGTTCGGGGCCGAGCAAGGAGGCCGTCATGCGGATCCACGAGCGGGCCGGCCACCCGACGACCGAGATCTACGAGCTGTCCACCGAGGTCTGA
- a CDS encoding magnesium transporter CorA family protein: MTSPSCPTATRLYDQGKVIAQDFGYDQVAGMLEKHPGAVLWLDLFAPEPADLQRVAEEFQLHPLAVEDAMTDHERPKLDRYPHHVFLNVYAVDIATRESETRFGKTEISAFVTPRALITVRKSPSDTSKFVDRWDTVADLGAADGVGFLLYGLLDVVVDGQYAATQRLDTAMDQVEDALLEEGGAARPVRMKAIDQRKLLAALRRAVAPMPELVGQAMRADLGLVDAELRPYYRDVEDHTQHTLDEVEHLRDRIDALLQADTAEQGNVLNDTTRKLAAWAAIIAVPTAITGYFGQNLPYPGFEKFSGFLVSTASILAVSVLLYLYLKRRGWL, from the coding sequence GTGACGTCCCCCTCGTGCCCGACCGCGACCCGCCTCTACGACCAGGGCAAAGTGATCGCGCAGGACTTCGGCTACGACCAGGTGGCCGGGATGCTCGAGAAGCACCCCGGCGCCGTGCTGTGGCTCGACCTGTTCGCGCCCGAACCCGCCGACCTGCAACGGGTGGCCGAGGAGTTCCAGCTGCACCCGCTGGCCGTCGAGGACGCGATGACCGATCACGAGCGGCCCAAACTCGACCGCTACCCCCACCACGTCTTCCTCAACGTGTACGCCGTCGACATCGCGACCAGGGAATCCGAGACGCGCTTCGGCAAGACGGAGATCAGCGCCTTCGTCACGCCCCGGGCCCTGATCACGGTGCGCAAGTCGCCCAGCGACACCTCGAAGTTCGTCGACCGCTGGGACACCGTGGCCGACCTGGGCGCCGCCGACGGGGTCGGTTTCCTGCTCTACGGCCTGCTCGACGTGGTCGTCGACGGGCAGTACGCGGCCACCCAGCGCCTCGACACGGCAATGGACCAGGTCGAGGACGCGCTGCTCGAAGAGGGCGGGGCCGCACGACCCGTACGCATGAAGGCCATCGACCAACGCAAGCTGCTGGCGGCGCTGCGCCGGGCCGTCGCGCCCATGCCCGAGCTGGTGGGCCAGGCCATGCGGGCCGATCTGGGCCTGGTCGACGCCGAGCTGCGGCCGTACTACCGCGACGTCGAGGACCACACCCAGCACACCCTGGACGAGGTCGAGCACCTGCGCGACCGGATCGACGCCCTGTTGCAGGCGGACACCGCCGAGCAGGGCAACGTTCTCAACGACACCACCCGCAAGCTGGCCGCCTGGGCCGCCATCATCGCCGTGCCGACCGCGATCACCGGCTATTTCGGGCAGAACCTGCCGTACCCCGGCTTCGAGAAGTTCTCGGGATTTCTGGTGAGCACGGCGTCCATCCTGGCCGTCTCGGTCCTGCTCTACCTCTATCTCAAACGCCGCGGCTGGCTCTGA
- a CDS encoding FtsX-like permease family protein, which yields MFTLIWGAVRTRTAQVLTVLVLTALAAAVAAAGPWFAYAGMNRAATADVTAAPAEQRLLSVRQIADTEGDPRAAIDDLTSRVQGQLPLPQADPVTGLALPLTARLGGGNPSMNLAFREDFCAHVELEGACPASPGEAAISVAAAQRLGLRIGDPLPLRASLASAPIVLTVVATFTYNDSDGAYWGNSLFEANGGSLDPAFTPIATFQREQLGEPTVTFDLTVPDELLRGEDGFRLGPVLREAEAGLAASGLRLVNATGPLLEAIERNRHEIKVGVVVAMAQTLVLTWFAIGLAGHYTGRDRRGDAALLKLRGSTRSATLRLAWGQHLVPLGAGALIGLPFGYLLGRWLAGPVATVAEQRAALLLSVAAVAAVLLGGLVVLAVVEAVALRRPVADLLREVGSGRGDWRGGLADLLLLVIAVAAVYQARSSAPDSGLALAAPGLVALAVALLVARLLGRVASQGGGRAMRSGHLRLGLTSVQVSRQPGSERVFAFVVVAVALFATTLGLALGDNRARTERSEAELGAERVLTVRTPTRTTLLHAVRRADPEGDQAMAVVVDRDSIPPVLAVDSSRLARVANWRPVYGPPGLLAAATAENPGPDPTPAVTGERLTLRLRNDSREPVALGLSLQHEGTGEAVQVRFGTLRRGEQSLTAPVTGCRAAPGCRILRWQFSAPVDANGNVPPPPAGSAVTLRELTQQGPAAEILGRSRLGDIARWRSGTDVAALDIATVDEGLRIASDENGFGSPDAGIHVYAVDSVMPPPVVLAGPPPGEWRFQEPSMSSLGDQPVPVRVEGAARVLPALGPRGLLVDLETSRRIAGDADVPGEFEVWLAPGAGPGVVEALRGAGLVVTGEDTVARRSSRLAEQGPAAIARFGLLGGAVGLLLAAATLGVAGAVDRRRRLEHLRVLRLQGLPLSAAVGTAYAGAWVLIVAGVVVGLVAAVIADPLARVAVRGFTDGWDVLPLPGALGWPAVGLAGLIAFGLLGLVGWLSVLPLVRGLRGGMTGR from the coding sequence ATGTTCACGCTCATCTGGGGCGCGGTGCGGACCCGCACGGCCCAGGTGCTGACCGTGCTGGTGCTCACCGCGCTGGCCGCTGCCGTCGCCGCTGCCGGACCGTGGTTCGCCTACGCCGGCATGAACCGCGCGGCCACGGCCGACGTGACCGCCGCCCCGGCCGAGCAGCGGCTGCTGTCGGTGCGGCAGATTGCCGACACCGAGGGCGACCCTCGGGCCGCGATCGACGACCTCACCTCGAGGGTGCAGGGCCAGTTGCCGCTGCCCCAGGCCGATCCGGTGACCGGGCTGGCCCTGCCGCTCACGGCCCGCCTCGGCGGTGGCAACCCGTCCATGAACCTCGCCTTCCGCGAGGATTTCTGCGCCCACGTGGAGCTCGAGGGCGCCTGTCCCGCCTCGCCCGGGGAGGCGGCGATCAGCGTGGCCGCCGCGCAGCGGCTGGGTCTGCGGATCGGTGATCCCTTGCCGCTGCGGGCGTCGCTCGCCTCGGCCCCGATCGTCCTGACTGTTGTGGCAACGTTCACCTACAACGACTCGGACGGCGCCTACTGGGGCAACTCGCTGTTCGAGGCGAACGGCGGCAGCCTCGACCCCGCCTTCACGCCGATCGCGACGTTCCAGCGGGAACAGCTCGGGGAGCCGACCGTCACCTTCGACCTCACCGTGCCGGACGAACTGCTGCGCGGCGAGGACGGGTTCCGGCTCGGCCCGGTGCTGCGCGAGGCCGAGGCGGGCCTTGCCGCCTCGGGACTGCGGCTGGTCAACGCGACCGGGCCGCTGCTCGAGGCGATCGAGCGCAACCGGCACGAGATCAAGGTCGGCGTCGTCGTCGCCATGGCGCAGACGCTGGTGCTCACCTGGTTCGCGATCGGCCTGGCCGGCCACTACACCGGGCGCGACCGGCGCGGCGACGCCGCCCTGCTCAAGCTGCGTGGCAGCACCCGGTCCGCGACGCTGCGGCTGGCCTGGGGGCAGCACCTGGTGCCGCTCGGCGCGGGCGCGCTGATCGGCCTGCCGTTCGGCTACCTGCTCGGACGGTGGCTGGCCGGTCCCGTCGCCACGGTCGCCGAGCAGCGGGCGGCGCTGCTGCTCTCGGTGGCCGCGGTGGCCGCGGTGCTGCTCGGCGGTCTCGTCGTGCTCGCCGTGGTCGAGGCCGTGGCGCTGCGCCGCCCGGTCGCCGACCTGCTGCGCGAGGTCGGCTCGGGCCGCGGCGACTGGCGTGGCGGGCTGGCCGACCTGCTCCTGCTCGTGATCGCGGTGGCCGCCGTCTATCAGGCCCGGTCGAGCGCGCCCGACAGCGGGCTGGCGCTCGCCGCGCCGGGCCTGGTCGCGCTGGCGGTGGCGTTGCTGGTGGCCCGGCTGCTCGGCCGCGTGGCCTCCCAGGGGGGCGGCCGGGCGATGCGCTCGGGTCATCTGCGGCTCGGCCTCACGTCGGTGCAGGTCTCGCGGCAGCCCGGCAGCGAACGGGTGTTCGCCTTCGTCGTGGTCGCGGTCGCCCTCTTCGCCACCACCCTGGGTCTCGCCCTCGGCGACAACCGTGCGCGGACTGAGCGCAGCGAGGCCGAGCTGGGTGCCGAGCGGGTGCTTACGGTACGGACGCCCACCCGCACCACGCTGCTGCACGCCGTGCGCCGAGCCGACCCTGAGGGCGATCAGGCCATGGCCGTGGTCGTCGACCGCGACAGCATTCCGCCCGTGCTTGCGGTCGACAGCTCCCGGTTGGCCCGGGTGGCGAACTGGCGACCGGTCTACGGCCCGCCCGGCCTGCTCGCCGCAGCCACCGCCGAAAACCCCGGCCCCGATCCCACGCCTGCCGTCACCGGCGAGCGACTCACCCTGCGGTTGCGCAACGACAGCCGGGAACCGGTCGCGCTGGGTCTGTCGCTGCAGCACGAGGGCACCGGCGAGGCCGTCCAGGTGCGGTTCGGCACGTTGCGCCGGGGCGAGCAGTCGCTCACCGCGCCGGTCACCGGGTGCCGGGCGGCGCCCGGCTGCCGCATCCTGCGCTGGCAGTTCAGCGCCCCGGTCGACGCGAACGGCAACGTCCCGCCTCCTCCGGCCGGCAGCGCTGTCACCCTGCGGGAACTGACCCAGCAGGGTCCGGCGGCCGAGATCCTCGGCCGCAGCCGGCTCGGTGACATCGCCCGGTGGCGGTCCGGCACGGACGTCGCGGCCCTGGACATCGCCACGGTGGACGAGGGGCTGCGCATCGCGAGCGACGAGAACGGGTTCGGCAGCCCCGATGCCGGCATTCACGTGTACGCCGTGGACAGTGTCATGCCGCCGCCGGTCGTGCTGGCCGGGCCGCCGCCCGGCGAGTGGCGGTTCCAGGAGCCGTCGATGTCGTCGCTCGGCGACCAGCCGGTTCCGGTCCGGGTCGAAGGCGCCGCTCGCGTGCTGCCCGCCCTGGGCCCCAGGGGTCTGCTCGTCGACCTCGAGACCAGCCGCCGCATCGCCGGCGACGCCGACGTGCCCGGTGAGTTCGAGGTCTGGCTCGCGCCCGGGGCCGGCCCGGGGGTGGTCGAGGCGCTCCGGGGGGCCGGACTCGTCGTCACCGGTGAGGACACGGTGGCTCGCCGGTCGAGCCGGCTGGCCGAGCAGGGACCGGCCGCGATCGCCCGGTTCGGGCTGCTCGGCGGGGCGGTCGGGCTGCTGCTGGCGGCCGCGACGCTGGGGGTGGCCGGCGCGGTCGACCGGCGCCGGCGGCTCGAGCATCTGCGGGTGTTGCGTCTGCAGGGGCTCCCGCTCTCAGCGGCGGTCGGCACGGCGTACGCGGGGGCATGGGTCCTGATCGTGGCGGGTGTGGTGGTGGGGCTGGTGGCGGCGGTGATCGCCGACCCGTTGGCGCGCGTGGCGGTGCGCGGCTTCACCGACGGGTGGGACGTGCTGCCGCTGCCGGGCGCTCTCGGGTGGCCGGCCGTGGGGCTGGCCGGGCTGATCGCCTTCGGGCTGCTCGGCCTGGTCGGGTGGCTCTCGGTGCTGCCGCTGGTGCGTGGGCTTCGCGGAGGGATGACGGGCCGATGA
- a CDS encoding FtsX-like permease family protein, with protein sequence MMSLVLAMVWTRRGQAVTLALLSLFAVASAVASPAYLTAIDRAIAAGQIQTSTPAERSLVITGMQDARQDSGAPDFTDVGPALIELPGFTYIFGSSYPVIGLRPDDRNADRMVFRQDVCAHLRILTGRCLVGEDDIVVGTATARRLGLTAGDQVSLRFAAYVEMPRPQWVPDGEPRRLVVAGTYEVDDPDDVYWGTHGYFATLPGVGAAEPVFTGATTFNTTDHGLTDLSVDGLAGPGALDPDRLGELRAGLQGLIDKAREIGPSLQVNTAIPALLDRIDSGRATAHLLVPVLAVPLVLLACFSIFLAVGYGTEGRRPELAVVALRGARWWTRWWLAIGESLAAIVVGAVAGCLAGQLLVNAVAAARFPGVGIEEGWASLRYAPYAALAALAAAVLAQRRQLVSPVVTLLQRPVTAGRHRAITLDAVIVLLAVVSVGQLVITDGSLTGIGLLAPALVMLALALLAGRALLPLVTRYAAGALAAGRLAPALAGFQLSRRPGAQRLFALLVATVAVAGYATCAIDVAARGRVVQAELGVGATRVLEVEPVYRSRLLHAVRQVDPEGRFAMAAARLRNSDGREPLGLAVDSTRLTTVPTWPDDAPPSDEVARALRPEAPAAPTIGGPDLSVKATAAGIVKGKELRLNVSVSSLTGLGETKVALGDLRLGESVYRQRVDACEQGCRVNGFQLQVNGNVVGVTGEVTIESVSGGSSGLTDAGRWRMERHGRISATPEGLRIEVDEPGAMPEGAWAQPVDTPYPLPVGYAGGRPPGNVLTGLDGRTIAVTGVVGLPAVPRLGEHASLVDLEYADRLATDATPALLPEIWLNARAPADVVDRLTAQGLKIRSDTRSATVLSQLAEQGPALSLWFHLLAGGLAVLLGAFVLVLAAAVDRARRVEDLSALRVQGLRRPTMSRATLWTYPALVGIAAVTGMLIALAGWAATAWALPLAGVDPVQLPLPSWPRVLLLVGVTVLVLVVLAAVALATGRDLRRRITPS encoded by the coding sequence ATGATGTCGCTGGTGCTGGCCATGGTCTGGACCAGGCGGGGACAGGCCGTCACGCTGGCCCTGCTGTCCCTGTTCGCGGTCGCCTCCGCCGTCGCCTCGCCGGCCTACCTGACGGCGATCGACCGGGCGATCGCGGCCGGCCAGATCCAGACGTCCACGCCCGCCGAGCGCAGCCTGGTCATCACCGGCATGCAGGACGCCCGGCAAGACAGCGGCGCACCCGACTTCACCGACGTCGGTCCCGCCCTGATCGAGCTGCCCGGGTTCACCTACATCTTCGGCTCGTCCTACCCGGTCATCGGGCTCCGGCCGGACGACCGCAACGCCGACCGGATGGTGTTCCGGCAGGACGTCTGCGCCCACCTCCGCATCCTCACCGGCCGCTGCCTGGTCGGCGAGGACGACATCGTCGTCGGGACGGCGACGGCCCGGCGTCTCGGTCTGACCGCGGGCGACCAGGTCTCCCTGAGGTTCGCGGCGTACGTCGAGATGCCGCGGCCGCAGTGGGTGCCGGACGGTGAACCCCGGCGGCTCGTCGTCGCCGGCACCTACGAGGTCGACGACCCCGACGACGTGTACTGGGGCACCCACGGCTACTTCGCCACCCTTCCCGGCGTGGGCGCCGCGGAGCCCGTCTTCACCGGTGCGACGACGTTCAACACGACGGACCACGGCCTGACCGACCTGTCCGTCGACGGGCTGGCCGGCCCCGGCGCGCTCGACCCCGACCGGCTCGGTGAGTTGCGGGCCGGTTTGCAGGGGCTGATCGACAAGGCCCGCGAGATCGGCCCCAGCCTGCAGGTCAACACCGCCATCCCGGCCCTGCTCGACCGCATCGACTCGGGCCGGGCGACGGCCCACCTGCTGGTGCCGGTGCTGGCCGTCCCGCTCGTGCTGCTCGCCTGCTTCAGCATCTTCCTGGCGGTCGGCTACGGCACCGAGGGCCGCCGGCCCGAGCTGGCGGTCGTCGCGTTGCGCGGCGCGCGCTGGTGGACCCGGTGGTGGCTGGCGATCGGCGAGAGCCTGGCGGCGATCGTGGTCGGCGCCGTGGCCGGTTGCCTGGCCGGGCAGCTGCTGGTCAACGCGGTGGCCGCGGCCCGGTTCCCCGGCGTCGGCATCGAGGAGGGCTGGGCCTCCCTGCGGTACGCGCCCTACGCCGCCCTGGCCGCGCTGGCCGCGGCCGTGCTGGCCCAGCGGCGCCAGCTCGTCAGCCCGGTGGTCACGCTGCTGCAGCGCCCGGTGACCGCCGGCCGCCACCGCGCGATCACGCTGGACGCCGTGATCGTGTTGCTCGCCGTCGTCTCCGTCGGGCAACTCGTGATCACCGACGGGTCCCTCACCGGCATCGGCCTGCTTGCCCCCGCCCTGGTCATGCTGGCGCTCGCTCTACTCGCCGGGCGGGCCCTGCTGCCGCTGGTCACCCGGTACGCCGCCGGGGCGCTTGCCGCCGGCCGGCTCGCTCCCGCGCTGGCCGGCTTCCAGCTCTCCCGCCGTCCCGGCGCCCAGCGGCTTTTCGCGCTGCTGGTCGCGACCGTGGCCGTGGCCGGGTACGCGACCTGCGCGATCGACGTGGCGGCCCGGGGCCGGGTCGTCCAGGCCGAGCTCGGTGTCGGCGCGACCCGCGTGCTCGAGGTGGAACCGGTGTACCGCAGCCGGCTGCTGCACGCGGTACGGCAGGTCGACCCGGAGGGCCGGTTCGCCATGGCGGCGGCCCGGCTGCGCAACAGCGACGGCCGTGAGCCGCTGGGCCTGGCCGTCGACTCGACCCGGCTGACCACCGTGCCGACCTGGCCCGACGACGCGCCACCGAGCGATGAGGTGGCCCGCGCGCTGCGCCCGGAGGCGCCCGCCGCGCCCACGATCGGCGGGCCTGATCTCAGCGTCAAGGCAACCGCGGCCGGCATCGTGAAGGGCAAGGAGTTGCGGCTCAACGTGTCCGTCTCGTCGCTGACCGGGCTCGGCGAGACCAAGGTCGCGCTGGGCGACCTGCGCCTGGGCGAGTCGGTCTACCGGCAGCGGGTCGACGCGTGCGAACAGGGCTGCCGCGTCAACGGTTTCCAGCTCCAGGTCAACGGCAACGTGGTCGGCGTGACCGGCGAGGTGACCATCGAGAGCGTGAGCGGCGGCTCCTCCGGGCTGACGGACGCGGGCCGATGGCGGATGGAGCGGCACGGCCGGATCAGCGCCACCCCCGAGGGCCTGCGCATCGAGGTCGACGAGCCCGGCGCGATGCCCGAGGGCGCCTGGGCGCAGCCGGTCGACACGCCCTACCCGTTGCCCGTGGGATACGCGGGGGGCCGCCCGCCCGGGAACGTGCTGACCGGTCTCGACGGCCGGACGATCGCGGTCACCGGGGTCGTCGGCCTGCCCGCCGTGCCGCGCCTGGGCGAGCACGCCAGCCTGGTCGACCTCGAGTACGCCGACCGGCTGGCCACCGACGCCACCCCGGCCCTGCTGCCCGAGATCTGGCTCAACGCCCGCGCGCCGGCGGACGTGGTCGACAGGTTGACCGCCCAGGGCCTGAAGATCCGCTCCGACACCCGGTCGGCCACGGTCCTCAGTCAGCTCGCCGAGCAGGGCCCGGCCCTTTCGCTCTGGTTCCACCTGCTCGCGGGCGGCCTCGCCGTGCTGCTCGGCGCCTTCGTCCTCGTGCTGGCGGCCGCGGTCGACCGGGCCCGCCGGGTCGAGGATCTCTCGGCGCTGCGCGTGCAGGGCCTGCGCCGCCCGACCATGAGCCGGGCCACGCTGTGGACCTATCCGGCGCTGGTCGGCATCGCCGCGGTGACCGGCATGCTGATCGCGCTGGCCGGGTGGGCGGCGACGGCGTGGGCGCTGCCGCTGGCCGGGGTCGACCCGGTCCAGCTGCCGTTGCCGTCCTGGCCCCGGGTGCTGCTCCTGGTCGGCGTGACGGTGCTCGTGCTCGTCGTGCTCGCCGCCGTGGCCCTGGCCACGGGCCGCGATCTCCGCCGTCGAATAACGCCTTCCTGA
- a CDS encoding ABC transporter ATP-binding protein: protein MKTLSVVGADLAWDSDRTVLRGLSVEARPGQILAVTGTSGAGKSTLLSAMAGLLPPVAGEVLVDGERLTGRDQAVKLGVVLIPQDNGLAAILTAAENISVAVIATGGTAAEARRRTAEALEPLGLSGQANQLIEELSGGQQQRTAIARGLALRGDILLADEITSELDAANRQRVMELLRAEATRGAAVVFATHDPEAAAACDRELHLGDGEAVWVRA, encoded by the coding sequence GTGAAGACACTCAGCGTCGTCGGGGCCGACCTCGCCTGGGACAGCGACCGTACGGTGCTGCGGGGCCTGTCGGTCGAGGCCCGCCCGGGGCAGATCCTGGCCGTCACCGGCACGTCCGGGGCCGGCAAGTCGACTCTGCTCAGCGCGATGGCCGGTCTGCTGCCCCCGGTCGCCGGCGAGGTGCTCGTGGACGGCGAGCGGCTCACCGGCCGCGACCAGGCCGTGAAACTCGGCGTCGTGCTGATCCCGCAGGACAACGGCCTCGCGGCGATCCTGACGGCGGCCGAGAACATCTCGGTCGCTGTCATCGCCACCGGCGGCACCGCGGCCGAGGCGCGCCGGCGCACTGCCGAGGCGCTCGAGCCGCTGGGGCTCTCCGGTCAGGCCAACCAGCTCATCGAGGAACTGTCGGGTGGGCAGCAGCAGCGCACGGCGATCGCCCGTGGGCTGGCCCTGCGGGGCGACATCCTGCTGGCCGACGAGATCACCAGCGAGCTCGACGCGGCCAACCGCCAGCGGGTCATGGAGCTGCTGCGAGCCGAAGCCACCCGCGGCGCCGCCGTCGTCTTCGCCACCCACGACCCGGAAGCCGCCGCCGCCTGCGACCGCGAGCTGCACCTGGGCGACGGCGAAGCCGTCTGGGTGCGTGCCTAG
- a CDS encoding ABC transporter ATP-binding protein, producing MNGLAVACRRVVHIYRAEAGDVVALAGVDLSIAPGETIALVGPSGSGKSTLIALLAGLMRPSAGRINIGTYDMGKLSDGEISRLRGTEIGVVLQGAARNLLPYASLHRNIWLAQRRAAHTRGITLDDPDRILDLVGLPGQGRQRLADLTPGGRQRAALAVGIATGPGLLLVDEPTSRLDTAGRDEVLAAMETVNAERQTTIVVVTHDNEVGARLGRAVTIRDGRVGAEGRDGQDFAVVAGDGTVQLPPEVLGSYPPGTLFTVQHLDGEVTLVPGGTETVV from the coding sequence ATGAACGGACTCGCTGTCGCCTGCCGGCGCGTGGTGCACATCTATCGGGCCGAGGCGGGCGACGTGGTGGCCCTGGCCGGGGTCGACCTGTCGATCGCCCCGGGTGAGACGATCGCGCTGGTCGGGCCGTCCGGGTCGGGAAAGTCGACGCTGATCGCGCTGCTGGCCGGTCTGATGCGGCCGTCGGCGGGGCGGATCAACATCGGCACGTACGACATGGGCAAGCTCTCCGACGGCGAGATCTCCCGGCTTCGCGGCACCGAGATCGGCGTGGTCCTGCAGGGCGCGGCCCGCAACCTTCTCCCGTACGCGTCCCTGCATCGCAACATCTGGCTGGCACAACGCCGTGCGGCGCACACCCGCGGCATCACGCTCGACGACCCCGACCGCATCCTCGACCTGGTCGGGCTGCCTGGCCAGGGCCGTCAGCGCCTCGCCGACCTGACCCCCGGCGGCCGTCAACGCGCCGCGCTCGCCGTCGGCATAGCCACCGGCCCCGGCCTCCTGCTGGTCGACGAGCCCACCAGCCGCCTGGACACAGCCGGCCGCGACGAGGTGCTGGCCGCCATGGAGACGGTCAACGCCGAACGCCAGACCACCATCGTGGTGGTCACGCACGACAACGAGGTGGGCGCCCGCCTCGGCCGAGCAGTAACCATCCGCGACGGCCGCGTGGGCGCCGAGGGCCGCGACGGCCAGGACTTCGCCGTGGTCGCGGGGGACGGCACCGTGCAGCTGCCGCCCGAGGTGCTCGGCTCGTACCCGCCGGGCACGCTGTTCACCGTGCAGCACCTCGACGGCGAGGTCACCCTCGTCCCGGGCGGCACCGAAACCGTCGTCTAG
- a CDS encoding ribose-phosphate diphosphokinase, which translates to MRDIAVFSGSAHPDLAAEICDHLGVPLLPTRTSRFANDCIEVQLQANCRERDVFLIQPLVPPVQENLVELLFMLDAARGASAGRITVVLPHYAYARSDKKDAPRISIGGRLVADLLTTAGADRVLAMTLHSPQVHGFFNIPVDHLHALQELARHFRGYDLSNTVVVSPDLGNAKEAAAFARLLGVGVAAGAKQRFADDKVVISTIIGEVADRDVIVLDDEIAKGSTVFELLDRLRERNVRSVRVACTHGLFAANAVQRLSEEKEIEEIVCTNTVPVPAGGRTDKLTILSVAPALAEAMRRIHNGESVSALFA; encoded by the coding sequence GTGCGTGACATCGCCGTTTTCTCCGGATCCGCCCATCCAGACCTTGCCGCCGAGATCTGCGACCACCTCGGGGTGCCGCTGCTTCCCACCCGTACGTCCCGGTTCGCCAACGACTGCATCGAGGTGCAGCTGCAGGCCAACTGCCGGGAACGGGACGTCTTCCTGATCCAGCCGCTGGTTCCGCCCGTACAGGAAAATCTTGTCGAACTGCTCTTCATGCTCGACGCGGCCCGGGGCGCCTCGGCGGGGCGCATCACGGTCGTCCTGCCGCATTACGCGTACGCGCGCAGTGACAAGAAGGACGCCCCACGCATCTCGATCGGGGGCCGCCTGGTCGCCGACCTGCTGACCACCGCTGGCGCCGACCGAGTGCTCGCCATGACGTTGCACTCGCCGCAGGTGCACGGCTTCTTCAACATCCCCGTCGACCACCTGCACGCGCTGCAGGAACTGGCCCGGCATTTCCGCGGGTACGACCTGAGCAACACGGTCGTCGTCTCGCCCGACCTGGGCAACGCCAAGGAGGCGGCCGCTTTCGCCCGGCTGCTCGGGGTCGGCGTCGCGGCCGGCGCCAAGCAGCGGTTCGCGGACGACAAGGTCGTGATCAGCACGATCATCGGTGAGGTGGCCGACCGCGACGTCATCGTGCTCGACGACGAGATCGCCAAGGGCAGCACCGTGTTCGAGCTGCTCGACCGGCTGCGGGAGCGCAACGTCCGCAGCGTACGGGTGGCCTGCACACACGGGTTGTTCGCGGCGAACGCGGTGCAGCGGCTCTCGGAGGAGAAGGAGATCGAGGAGATCGTCTGCACGAACACGGTGCCGGTTCCGGCCGGTGGACGCACCGACAAGCTGACGATTCTGTCGGTGGCGCCCGCGCTGGCCGAGGCGATGCGCCGCATCCACAACGGCGAGTCCGTCAGCGCCCTGTTCGCATGA
- a CDS encoding glycoside hydrolase family 88 protein, whose product MRVLDALLAMQRQSWEQGVASQAALDLGRDDLARLMAESAVARQAPDGRLGGPDDNLVNGAACGEAVVRAGFAGAARRQLTWLLSEAPRATDGTLFHVRAEVWADSIYMVLPFLACSGELKEVVRQVRGHRRVLCRDGVYSAADPGRPQRWGGGNGWVVAGIARAVRLAPELLATELPGHAREVLDACLRFRRDDGLFHDVLDDPSTFRETNAAQMFAYAALTGVHDGWLPASYEGVGRSLLAAAAREVDAYGLVRGACGAPTFDRAGTSAEAQAFHLVATVAAGKL is encoded by the coding sequence ATGAGGGTGCTCGACGCGCTCCTGGCCATGCAGCGGCAGAGCTGGGAACAGGGTGTCGCCTCCCAGGCCGCGCTGGATCTGGGGCGCGACGACCTGGCCCGGCTGATGGCCGAGTCGGCGGTGGCCCGGCAGGCCCCGGACGGTCGTCTGGGCGGCCCCGACGACAACCTGGTCAACGGGGCGGCGTGCGGGGAGGCGGTCGTACGGGCCGGTTTCGCCGGCGCCGCCCGGCGGCAGTTGACGTGGCTGCTGTCCGAGGCCCCGCGCGCCACGGACGGCACTCTTTTCCACGTACGGGCGGAGGTGTGGGCCGACAGCATCTACATGGTGCTGCCGTTCCTGGCGTGCTCGGGCGAGCTGAAGGAGGTCGTGCGCCAGGTCCGTGGGCATCGGCGGGTGCTGTGCCGGGACGGCGTCTACTCCGCTGCCGATCCGGGGCGGCCGCAGCGCTGGGGCGGCGGGAACGGCTGGGTGGTGGCGGGCATTGCCCGAGCCGTACGGCTGGCGCCCGAGCTGTTGGCGACCGAGCTGCCGGGGCATGCCCGGGAGGTGCTGGACGCGTGCCTGAGGTTTCGCCGCGACGACGGGTTGTTCCACGACGTGCTGGACGATCCGTCGACGTTCCGTGAGACCAACGCCGCGCAGATGTTCGCGTACGCGGCCCTGACCGGGGTTCACGACGGGTGGTTGCCGGCGTCGTACGAGGGTGTGGGTCGTTCGCTGCTGGCCGCGGCCGCGCGCGAGGTGGACGCGTACGGGCTGGTGCGGGGTGCTTGTGGTGCTCCCACGTTCGACCGGGCGGGAACCTCGGCCGAGGCGCAGGCCTTTCACCTGGTGGCGACCGTGGCCGCCGGGAAACTGTAG